A window of the Rubeoparvulum massiliense genome harbors these coding sequences:
- a CDS encoding flavin reductase family protein: MQKKATIEVSEGFPFYFPEITGVVTVEAKGQINICTVAMHSHVSFMPPMYAISLAKERYTLQMIKESGEFAFHFITGDHASRFREAGLYSGKDMNKFTTFHIPIVPGVATDAPILEEAFLSLECKVKNIVSVGDHEMVIGQVLYEHYDPTMYREDGALLRDHLNVAVHLGGLQFIRVGEEK, encoded by the coding sequence GTGCAAAAGAAAGCAACCATCGAGGTCAGTGAAGGATTCCCATTTTATTTTCCGGAAATAACAGGTGTAGTCACTGTTGAAGCGAAAGGTCAGATCAATATCTGTACCGTGGCTATGCATTCTCACGTATCATTTATGCCACCCATGTATGCCATCTCCTTAGCAAAGGAACGATATACACTTCAGATGATTAAAGAGAGTGGCGAATTTGCCTTCCATTTTATAACCGGTGATCACGCGAGTCGTTTCCGTGAAGCAGGCCTTTATTCAGGAAAGGATATGAATAAGTTTACAACTTTTCATATCCCCATTGTTCCAGGTGTTGCTACGGATGCCCCTATTCTTGAGGAAGCATTCCTATCGTTAGAATGCAAAGTGAAGAATATTGTTTCTGTAGGTGATCATGAGATGGTGATTGGTCAGGTTCTCTATGAGCATTATGACCCCACGATGTATCGGGAAGATGGGGCCCTCCTTCGAGACCATCTCAATGTTGCTGTTCACTTAGGGGGCTTGCAATTTATTCGGGTCGGTGAAGAGAAATAG